A window of the Desulfotignum phosphitoxidans DSM 13687 genome harbors these coding sequences:
- a CDS encoding response regulator: protein MSDELLIIEDNPQNFYMMRFLLEKNGYAVIGADTGRKGIDAALHHRPRAILLDIQLPEMDGYAVAAELKTLPYVADIPIIAVTSYAMAGDREKVLAAGADGYIEKPINPDTFVDQIRQYLPGDSSWGGEA, encoded by the coding sequence ATGAGTGATGAATTACTGATCATCGAGGACAATCCCCAGAATTTTTACATGATGCGGTTTTTACTGGAAAAAAACGGGTATGCCGTCATCGGGGCAGACACGGGCAGAAAAGGCATTGATGCGGCCCTGCATCACCGGCCCCGGGCCATTTTGCTGGACATTCAGCTGCCGGAAATGGACGGGTATGCCGTGGCCGCGGAACTGAAAACCCTTCCATATGTGGCGGACATACCGATTATCGCAGTCACTTCCTACGCCATGGCCGGGGACCGGGAAAAAGTGCTGGCCGCCGGGGCGGACGGGTATATTGAAAAGCCCATCAATCCCGATACGTTTGTGGATCAGATCCGGCAGTATCTGCCGGGTGATTCCTCCTGGGGAGGTGAGGCATGA
- the trkA gene encoding Trk system potassium transporter TrkA: protein MFLVNSPSRPTEFNRRAGVKIIIVGAGEVGYNIASRLASESKQVVVIERNPDLARVLFEDLDVQVIEGSGSSPTVLSRAGIQDTDILLAVTDSDEINLTACLVTNLLSPSTKKLARIRNTDFDSFHEIFKTQIPYINTIINPEIEVVKTIRRLVDIPQALDTGDFADGKVRYTGIRIDGDSVMAGMHLKDFHERFGATRPLIAAIVRKDEVIVPRGNDSIYPGDLVYFVSHADQLKDTLKIFGIKVTPIQSALIVGGGRIGARLATQMENEGIKTRLIESDKARCLELAEQMDKTVVLHGDGSDQNLFLEENLNQIDAVISVTDDDETNVLVSLLAKNLGVKNTVTRIGKSSYYPFLATIGIEKVVSPRLSAVSSILQNVRQGKVLSDISIFGERGEFIQAVALETSDITNRPLKDLNMPKGALLVCIIRNGDIIIPTGESVVTPGDQIILFTVKQAVKKMEKLLTVKLEFF, encoded by the coding sequence GTGTTTTTAGTAAATTCCCCTTCCAGACCGACCGAATTCAACAGGAGGGCAGGTGTGAAAATCATTATTGTCGGCGCCGGAGAAGTGGGTTACAACATCGCCTCCCGCCTGGCTTCGGAAAGCAAACAAGTGGTGGTCATTGAAAGAAACCCGGATCTGGCCCGGGTGCTTTTTGAAGATCTGGATGTCCAGGTGATTGAAGGCTCCGGCAGCAGCCCCACGGTTTTGAGCCGGGCAGGCATTCAGGACACGGATATATTGCTGGCCGTTACAGACAGTGATGAAATCAACCTGACCGCGTGTCTGGTCACCAATCTGCTGTCTCCGTCCACCAAAAAACTGGCCCGCATCCGAAACACGGATTTCGACAGCTTTCATGAGATTTTTAAAACCCAGATTCCTTACATCAACACCATCATCAACCCGGAGATCGAGGTGGTCAAAACCATCCGACGGCTGGTGGATATCCCCCAGGCCTTAGATACGGGAGATTTCGCCGATGGCAAAGTGCGGTATACGGGCATCCGCATCGATGGCGATTCCGTCATGGCCGGAATGCATCTGAAAGATTTTCATGAGCGGTTCGGGGCGACCCGGCCCCTGATCGCCGCCATTGTCCGGAAAGACGAAGTGATCGTGCCCCGGGGAAACGATTCTATTTATCCCGGGGATCTGGTGTATTTTGTCAGCCATGCCGACCAGCTCAAAGACACTTTGAAAATTTTCGGTATTAAGGTCACCCCCATCCAAAGTGCCCTGATCGTGGGCGGCGGACGTATCGGTGCCCGGCTTGCCACGCAGATGGAAAATGAAGGCATCAAAACCCGGTTGATTGAATCAGACAAAGCCCGGTGCCTGGAGCTGGCGGAGCAGATGGACAAAACCGTGGTGCTGCATGGAGACGGCTCGGACCAGAACCTGTTTTTAGAAGAAAACCTCAACCAGATCGATGCCGTCATTTCGGTGACAGACGATGATGAAACCAATGTGCTGGTTTCGCTTCTGGCCAAGAATTTAGGTGTTAAAAACACGGTCACCCGCATCGGAAAATCCAGTTATTATCCGTTTCTGGCCACCATCGGCATTGAAAAGGTGGTCAGCCCCCGGTTGTCGGCCGTCAGTTCCATTCTTCAGAACGTCCGGCAGGGAAAAGTGCTGTCTGATATTTCCATATTCGGCGAACGCGGGGAATTTATCCAGGCCGTGGCCTTAGAAACTTCCGATATCACCAACCGGCCCCTGAAAGACTTGAATATGCCCAAAGGGGCTTTGCTGGTGTGCATCATCCGCAACGGAGACATCATCATTCCCACGGGGGAAAGTGTGGTGACCCCCGGAGACCAGATCATTTTGTTCACGGTCAAACAGGCCGTGAAAAAAATGGAAAAACTGCTGACCGTGAAACTGGAATTCTTTTAA
- a CDS encoding TrkH family potassium uptake protein, with protein MRWRYISGIVSIFLLVLALILLIPLMVSLYFRDGAHFSLLGSMAITATAGLILKLLSRHMDEDAPFINQREGMAVVALSWTAIGVFGALPFYFSPDFSSLTDAVFESISGFTTTGSSVMTNIEAASPSLLFWRSLIQWLGGMGIIVLSLAILPFLGVGGIQLYKAEVPSPVPDKLAPRLTDSAKILWMVYAGLTLLLVMLLAMGGMPVFESICHALTTLPTGGFSPKNASIAHYDSAYIHYVIVIFMVLAGINFSLHFQMLRGKPLVFFRDTECKVFLGLVVVFTVAITLDIHGRVYDSFAAAFQSASFQAVSILTTTGYATADYELFPGLSQVILFVCMFMGASAGSTGGGIKIARLIVCAKFAYRELFRLIHPRNIRHVKLNKRVVSEDVLRSIMGFLALYLFLFVVAGAVLAAMGLDLLTALGAVASCLGNIGPGFGTVGPAENFAHLPAMAKWVLTWCMLLGRLEIYTVIILVVPEFWK; from the coding sequence ATGCGGTGGCGGTATATTTCAGGCATTGTCAGTATTTTTCTGCTGGTGCTGGCGCTCATCCTGCTCATCCCTTTGATGGTCAGCCTGTATTTCCGTGACGGGGCTCATTTTTCGCTGCTGGGGTCCATGGCGATCACGGCAACTGCCGGCCTGATCCTCAAACTGCTGTCCCGGCATATGGATGAAGATGCCCCGTTCATCAACCAGAGAGAAGGCATGGCCGTGGTGGCCTTAAGCTGGACGGCCATCGGGGTGTTCGGCGCCCTGCCCTTTTATTTTTCTCCGGATTTTTCTTCACTGACGGATGCCGTGTTCGAGTCCATTTCCGGATTCACCACCACGGGTTCCTCCGTCATGACAAATATCGAGGCAGCCTCCCCCAGCCTGCTGTTCTGGCGCAGCCTGATCCAGTGGCTGGGGGGCATGGGCATCATTGTGCTGTCTTTGGCCATCCTACCTTTTTTGGGAGTGGGTGGTATCCAATTATATAAGGCAGAAGTGCCCAGTCCGGTGCCGGACAAGCTGGCCCCGCGCCTGACCGATTCCGCCAAAATCCTGTGGATGGTGTATGCCGGTCTGACCCTTTTGCTGGTGATGCTTCTGGCCATGGGCGGCATGCCCGTGTTTGAATCCATCTGCCATGCATTGACCACCCTGCCCACGGGGGGGTTTTCTCCTAAAAACGCTTCCATTGCCCACTATGACAGCGCCTATATCCATTATGTGATCGTCATTTTCATGGTTCTGGCCGGTATCAATTTTTCCCTGCATTTTCAGATGCTGCGGGGCAAGCCCCTGGTCTTTTTCCGGGACACGGAATGCAAGGTTTTTTTAGGCCTTGTGGTGGTATTCACCGTTGCCATCACCCTGGATATCCACGGCCGGGTGTATGACTCGTTTGCCGCGGCATTTCAATCGGCATCCTTTCAGGCGGTTTCCATTCTCACCACCACGGGCTATGCCACGGCTGATTATGAATTATTTCCGGGTCTCAGCCAGGTGATTCTGTTTGTCTGCATGTTTATGGGGGCATCTGCCGGGTCCACGGGCGGCGGCATAAAAATCGCCCGGCTGATTGTGTGCGCCAAGTTTGCCTACCGGGAACTGTTCCGCCTGATCCACCCCAGAAACATCCGGCATGTCAAACTGAACAAACGGGTGGTGTCCGAAGATGTGCTCCGGTCCATCATGGGATTTCTGGCCCTGTACCTGTTTTTGTTTGTGGTGGCCGGCGCCGTTCTGGCAGCCATGGGCCTGGATCTGCTCACGGCCCTGGGCGCGGTGGCCTCCTGCCTTGGCAACATCGGACCCGGATTCGGCACGGTGGGGCCGGCGGAAAATTTTGCTCATCTCCCGGCCATGGCCAAATGGGTTTTGACCTGGTGCATGCTGCTGGGAAGACTGGAAATCTATACGGTCATTATTCTGGTGGTGCCGGAATTCTGGAAATAG
- a CDS encoding response regulator, whose product MSEKVLLVDDEKEFLDIMSERMQERGMTVKTADSADQAMAMLEKESFDAIVMDFKMPGMDGIQALKNIKTKKPELQIILLTGYATVEKTVEAMKIGATDLLEKPADLEKLAAKIKQAKAEKMLVVEKQTEDKIKDILKRFGG is encoded by the coding sequence ATGTCTGAAAAAGTGTTACTGGTGGATGATGAAAAAGAGTTTTTAGATATCATGTCCGAACGGATGCAAGAACGGGGAATGACCGTCAAAACCGCAGACTCGGCAGACCAGGCCATGGCCATGCTTGAAAAGGAAAGTTTTGATGCCATTGTCATGGATTTTAAAATGCCGGGTATGGACGGGATTCAGGCGTTGAAAAACATCAAGACGAAAAAACCGGAGCTGCAGATCATTTTGCTCACCGGATATGCCACCGTGGAAAAAACCGTGGAAGCCATGAAAATCGGTGCCACGGATCTGCTGGAAAAACCGGCGGATCTGGAGAAACTGGCCGCAAAAATCAAACAGGCCAAAGCCGAAAAAATGCTGGTGGTGGAAAAACAGACGGAAGACAAAATCAAGGACATCCTCAAGCGGTTTGGTGGATGA
- a CDS encoding sensor histidine kinase gives MSPNNDPCPETDRLADMADVKFFGALAAAMTHDMKNVLAIINENAGLLGDLSVKAQKKATPIDPLKASTISEKIRKNVTRADTMMKRFNRFSHSMDHAEEFVDMEETVMLVASLSERIIRRHGGTLTVIPPPVPCRIHARRFVVLHLIFRALDILCCNHADPASDIQKQMTVRFGSELTRPEICFTRDPGFMIKRDVLFDSPKDRALLAHVKMKVKMMDAGAGFCLCTARPEHG, from the coding sequence ATGTCACCAAACAATGATCCGTGTCCGGAAACCGATCGCCTTGCTGATATGGCGGATGTCAAATTTTTCGGTGCCCTTGCCGCGGCCATGACCCATGACATGAAAAATGTGCTGGCCATTATCAATGAAAATGCCGGGCTTTTAGGGGATCTATCCGTAAAAGCCCAAAAAAAAGCAACCCCCATTGATCCTTTAAAAGCATCAACCATCAGTGAAAAGATCCGAAAAAATGTGACCCGGGCCGACACGATGATGAAGCGGTTCAACCGGTTTTCCCACAGCATGGATCATGCTGAGGAATTTGTGGACATGGAGGAAACGGTGATGCTTGTGGCAAGCCTTTCGGAACGGATCATCCGCCGGCACGGAGGCACCCTCACCGTGATTCCCCCGCCCGTTCCCTGCCGCATCCATGCCCGGCGGTTTGTTGTGCTTCATCTGATATTCAGGGCACTGGATATTTTATGCTGCAATCACGCCGATCCTGCATCTGACATTCAAAAACAGATGACGGTTCGGTTCGGCAGTGAGTTAACACGGCCTGAAATCTGTTTTACCCGGGATCCCGGTTTTATGATTAAAAGGGACGTCCTGTTTGACAGCCCCAAAGACCGGGCCTTACTGGCCCATGTAAAAATGAAAGTCAAAATGATGGATGCCGGGGCCGGATTCTGTCTGTGCACGGCCCGGCCTGAACATGGATGA
- a CDS encoding SLC13 family permease: MNTKATASSGIQIDWKRIMFLMIGIILFSVVYYSPPWPDALDPMGKAFTLSPQGKGAIALFLLAGTWWVFEVVPIGVTGLAIGVVQALFFIRPAADAFKDFMDPSVLFIFGSLIIGTVFTKVGITRRLAYKMLMIVGERTSMIYLGCFVVTALLTHVMAHTAVAATMYPLLLSIYALYTDEEGPTKFGKGLFMGMAFVAGAGSIITLLGAARGIVALGFYEEITGKSVSFFELTYYMFPIGWGMVFILWGFFMVFFKPEKAVIPGLREKAKQLSHEMGPFTRHEIIATGIIFGVILFLSLQSFIPVLKPFNKAAVLLVSTILFFIVGILDIGDLEDVPWNIILLFAGAMSMGFCLWQTGAAEWLAINWLSFFQNAHWFVFVMAIAFFVMVMTNFIMNVAAIAISVPVALVVAPYLGVAAEVIVFAALVTAGMPFLLLVGAAPNAIAYNSGQFTSGEFFGYGIPASILLMALVALAVLLIWPLLGMPILL, translated from the coding sequence ATGAATACAAAAGCAACAGCCTCATCCGGCATTCAGATAGACTGGAAGCGGATCATGTTTCTGATGATTGGAATTATCCTGTTTTCCGTGGTGTACTATTCTCCGCCCTGGCCGGATGCACTGGATCCCATGGGCAAGGCGTTCACTTTATCTCCCCAGGGCAAAGGAGCCATTGCCCTGTTTCTTCTGGCCGGCACCTGGTGGGTGTTTGAAGTGGTGCCTATCGGCGTGACCGGTTTGGCCATCGGCGTGGTCCAGGCCCTGTTTTTCATCCGGCCGGCTGCGGATGCATTCAAAGATTTCATGGATCCGTCCGTATTGTTTATTTTCGGATCGTTGATCATCGGCACGGTGTTCACCAAGGTAGGTATCACCCGGCGCCTGGCCTATAAAATGCTCATGATCGTGGGAGAACGCACCTCCATGATCTATCTGGGCTGTTTTGTGGTCACGGCCCTGCTCACCCATGTCATGGCCCATACGGCCGTGGCCGCCACCATGTATCCTTTGCTGCTGTCCATTTATGCGTTGTACACGGATGAAGAAGGCCCCACCAAATTCGGCAAAGGGCTGTTCATGGGCATGGCGTTCGTGGCCGGGGCAGGGAGTATTATCACTTTGCTGGGAGCGGCCCGGGGCATTGTGGCCTTGGGATTCTATGAAGAAATTACCGGAAAATCCGTGTCTTTTTTCGAACTGACCTATTACATGTTTCCCATCGGCTGGGGAATGGTGTTTATACTATGGGGATTCTTCATGGTGTTTTTCAAACCGGAAAAAGCCGTGATTCCGGGGTTGCGGGAAAAAGCAAAACAGCTCAGCCATGAAATGGGACCGTTCACCCGCCACGAGATCATTGCCACGGGCATCATCTTCGGTGTGATTCTGTTTCTTTCCCTGCAATCCTTTATCCCGGTGTTAAAGCCGTTCAACAAGGCAGCAGTGCTCCTGGTCTCCACCATCTTATTTTTCATCGTGGGTATCCTGGATATCGGCGACCTGGAGGATGTGCCCTGGAACATTATCCTGCTGTTTGCCGGTGCCATGAGTATGGGCTTCTGTTTGTGGCAGACCGGAGCGGCCGAGTGGCTGGCCATCAACTGGCTGAGTTTTTTCCAGAATGCCCACTGGTTCGTGTTTGTCATGGCCATTGCTTTTTTTGTCATGGTGATGACCAACTTTATCATGAATGTGGCCGCCATTGCCATTTCCGTGCCCGTGGCCCTGGTGGTGGCGCCTTACTTAGGGGTGGCCGCCGAAGTCATCGTATTTGCGGCCCTGGTCACCGCGGGCATGCCGTTCCTGCTCCTGGTGGGCGCGGCCCCCAATGCCATTGCCTATAACTCCGGACAGTTCACAAGCGGTGAGTTTTTCGGATACGGCATTCCAGCCAGTATTCTGCTCATGGCCCTGGTGGCCCTGGCCGTGCTGCTGATCTGGCCCCTGCTGGGCATGCCGATTCTTCTATAA
- a CDS encoding response regulator: MNILIVDDHEPNLYLLESLLKGNGHQVISAPHGKKAFEIVQAGDIDLVITDILMPVMDGFQLCRRIKNDPVLTAIPLIFYTATYTGPQDEAFALKIGADRFIVKPCEPDVLITAVNEVMAAAQKGQSAVSGPVIEEEEAYKLYSERLVTKLEQKMQEAEREIETRKKMETELRQSQAQLIHARKMESVGRLAGGVAHDYNNMINVIMGFAELALEKISPKDPLYSDIQEIIRAARRTSDMTRKLLTFARRQEVSPRVLDLNETIDGMLKMLDQVTGKDIRLSWHPKPGLWDLFMDPSQIDQVLLNLCVNAKDAVDTAGRVVVETDNTRLDDHFCSRHPGFIPGDFVTLTVTDDGCGMDDQTRERIFEPFYTTKAPEKGTGLGLATVYGIVKQNHGFIQVTSTPQQGTRFILYLPRYVKTAAMSD, from the coding sequence ATGAATATTCTGATCGTGGATGACCATGAGCCGAACCTGTATCTGCTGGAAAGCCTGCTCAAAGGAAACGGTCACCAGGTGATTTCCGCACCCCACGGAAAAAAAGCCTTTGAAATCGTTCAGGCCGGCGACATCGATCTGGTCATCACGGATATTCTCATGCCCGTGATGGACGGGTTTCAGCTGTGCCGCAGGATCAAAAACGATCCCGTTCTGACAGCCATCCCTCTTATTTTTTATACAGCCACCTATACAGGTCCCCAGGACGAGGCATTTGCCCTCAAAATCGGTGCGGACCGGTTTATTGTCAAGCCGTGTGAACCGGATGTGCTCATCACTGCGGTGAATGAAGTGATGGCGGCGGCGCAAAAGGGACAAAGTGCCGTGTCCGGTCCTGTGATCGAAGAGGAGGAGGCATACAAGCTGTACAGCGAGCGGCTGGTGACCAAACTGGAACAGAAAATGCAGGAGGCGGAGCGGGAAATCGAGACCCGGAAAAAAATGGAAACCGAACTTCGTCAGAGCCAGGCCCAGCTGATCCATGCCCGGAAAATGGAATCCGTGGGCCGGCTGGCCGGCGGGGTGGCCCATGATTACAACAACATGATCAATGTGATCATGGGATTTGCGGAACTGGCATTAGAGAAAATATCCCCCAAAGATCCGCTGTACAGCGATATTCAGGAAATTATCAGGGCGGCCAGACGGACCAGTGATATGACCCGGAAACTGTTGACGTTTGCCCGCAGGCAGGAAGTCTCACCCCGTGTCCTGGATCTTAATGAAACCATCGACGGCATGCTTAAGATGCTGGACCAGGTGACGGGAAAAGACATTCGATTGTCATGGCATCCGAAACCTGGGTTGTGGGATCTTTTTATGGATCCATCCCAGATCGATCAGGTACTGCTCAATTTGTGTGTGAATGCAAAAGATGCCGTAGACACGGCGGGCCGGGTCGTGGTTGAAACAGACAATACCCGGCTGGATGACCATTTTTGTTCCCGACATCCCGGTTTTATTCCGGGTGACTTTGTGACGTTGACGGTCACGGATGACGGGTGCGGCATGGATGACCAGACCAGAGAAAGAATCTTTGAACCGTTTTACACCACCAAAGCACCTGAAAAAGGAACCGGACTGGGCCTGGCAACCGTATACGGCATTGTCAAACAAAACCATGGGTTCATTCAGGTGACCAGCACGCCGCAGCAGGGAACCCGTTTCATCCTTTACCTGCCCCGCTATGTCAAAACCGCAGCCATGTCTGATTAA
- a CDS encoding ATP-binding protein codes for MLSGITTKLVLVFLAVFWGVFVTDVSVSGARTRVKIGVYQNAPKVFMDDTGTPSGIFMDILGEIAAKENWDLVFVPGTWGEGLDRLAQGQIDLMPDVAHTAEREKRFAYHQEPVLSDWFQVYTRKNSGISSIVDLAGKKVLVLERSVQETAFNQMAKGFGFDFTLISFSDYQTIFTTVAKGEADAAVTNRFNGLISAKPAGLQDTAIIFNPTRLFFAAPPAGRQALLDTLDKYLEQFKNDPDSIYYQSLKKWTDEAVPVFLPAWVKVLGLVIGIALVMSLAGSFLLKRAVDIRTRQLRQINREMEDRIKDRTAKLAAAMEQAKAADHLKSAFLATMSHELRTPLNSIIGFTGILLQGLAGPLNDEQKKQLGMVQTSSRHLLALINDVLDISKIEAGQLTLSVSTFDLRASIEKTVDLVKPLAEKHGLALFAEISRDVGAVTSDQRRLEQVILNLLNNAVKFTEKGEIRVTCRALGNQYELAVSDTGIGMDPKELAHLFQPFHQIDTGLSRKREGTGLGLSICRKLIVLMGGSIDVKSSLGRGSTFTICFPKSQESDHE; via the coding sequence ATGTTATCTGGTATTACCACAAAGCTGGTATTGGTTTTCCTGGCCGTTTTCTGGGGGGTGTTTGTAACCGATGTCAGTGTATCCGGCGCCCGGACCCGGGTGAAGATCGGTGTGTATCAGAATGCCCCCAAGGTGTTCATGGATGACACGGGCACCCCTTCGGGGATATTCATGGATATCCTCGGAGAAATTGCCGCAAAGGAAAACTGGGACCTGGTGTTTGTCCCCGGCACCTGGGGGGAGGGTCTGGACCGTCTGGCACAGGGGCAAATCGATCTGATGCCGGATGTGGCCCATACGGCTGAAAGGGAAAAGCGGTTCGCCTACCATCAAGAACCCGTGCTGTCGGACTGGTTCCAGGTATATACCCGGAAAAACAGCGGAATTTCCTCCATTGTGGACCTGGCCGGAAAAAAGGTGCTGGTACTGGAACGGTCTGTTCAGGAAACAGCCTTCAACCAGATGGCCAAAGGATTCGGGTTTGATTTTACCTTGATTTCATTCTCCGATTACCAGACCATTTTTACCACCGTGGCAAAAGGAGAGGCCGATGCCGCTGTGACCAACCGGTTCAACGGGCTGATATCTGCCAAACCGGCAGGTCTCCAGGACACGGCCATCATCTTCAATCCCACCCGGCTGTTTTTCGCGGCTCCGCCTGCCGGACGTCAGGCGTTGCTGGACACCCTGGACAAATACCTGGAACAATTCAAGAATGATCCGGATTCCATCTATTACCAAAGCCTGAAAAAATGGACTGATGAAGCCGTTCCGGTTTTTCTCCCGGCATGGGTCAAGGTGTTGGGACTGGTCATCGGCATTGCTCTGGTCATGAGCCTGGCCGGCAGCTTTCTGCTCAAGCGGGCCGTGGATATTCGTACCCGGCAACTGCGACAGATCAACCGGGAAATGGAGGATCGAATCAAGGACCGGACCGCAAAGCTGGCGGCCGCCATGGAACAGGCAAAGGCGGCGGATCATCTCAAATCCGCGTTTCTGGCCACCATGAGCCATGAGCTGAGGACCCCGTTGAATTCCATCATCGGATTCACCGGCATTCTGCTCCAGGGCCTGGCAGGCCCTTTGAACGACGAGCAGAAAAAACAGCTGGGCATGGTGCAGACCAGTTCCCGGCATCTGCTGGCCCTGATCAATGATGTGCTGGACATTTCCAAGATCGAGGCCGGGCAGCTGACGCTGTCTGTTTCCACGTTTGATCTGCGTGCCTCCATTGAGAAAACCGTTGATTTGGTGAAACCGCTGGCAGAAAAACACGGGCTGGCCCTTTTTGCAGAAATCAGCCGGGATGTGGGGGCTGTGACTTCAGACCAGCGAAGGCTCGAGCAGGTTATTCTCAACCTGCTCAACAATGCGGTCAAGTTTACGGAAAAAGGAGAGATCCGTGTCACCTGCCGGGCCCTTGGCAACCAGTATGAGCTGGCTGTGTCAGACACGGGCATCGGTATGGATCCCAAAGAGCTTGCGCATCTGTTTCAGCCGTTTCATCAGATCGATACGGGGCTGTCCCGCAAACGGGAAGGCACGGGTCTGGGTCTGTCCATCTGCAGAAAACTGATTGTGCTGATGGGGGGATCCATTGATGTGAAAAGCAGTTTAGGCCGGGGCAGCACCTTTACCATTTGTTTCCCGAAATCCCAGGAGTCAGATCATGAGTGA
- a CDS encoding substrate-binding domain-containing protein: MKKSMFASCVMSILFLVLSFYVPVNASAGQTLRYSASAQVFEGFDSARLDMFTQDTGIAIDLFVASSQSCVYRLLQDMTDVASSVRPLSQREKDFGLNAIPFAKDPLAVITHKSTPVDALTTEQLQSLFSGNVANWKEVGGPDLAVTLVVPGEQTGAHKNFRRQVMRHNDVQYDYMTYTSTRVLEAIESLPAGAVSFISRGAQITHPKVKVILIDGTKPGDADYPFYQMFNLVTKGEPAGTVKTFVDFITSDKGKALILERGMLPVE; the protein is encoded by the coding sequence ATGAAAAAATCAATGTTTGCATCGTGTGTGATGAGTATTTTGTTTCTGGTGTTATCTTTTTATGTACCCGTGAATGCATCCGCCGGTCAGACGCTGCGGTACAGTGCGTCCGCCCAGGTCTTTGAAGGATTTGACAGTGCCCGGCTCGACATGTTTACCCAGGATACGGGCATTGCCATTGATCTGTTTGTGGCATCATCCCAGTCCTGTGTCTACCGGCTGTTGCAGGACATGACCGATGTGGCCAGTTCGGTCCGGCCCCTGTCCCAGCGGGAAAAAGATTTCGGGCTGAACGCCATCCCCTTTGCCAAAGATCCTTTGGCCGTGATCACACACAAATCCACCCCCGTGGATGCCCTGACCACTGAACAGCTTCAGTCGCTTTTTTCCGGCAATGTCGCCAACTGGAAAGAGGTGGGCGGACCGGATCTGGCCGTCACCCTGGTGGTGCCCGGCGAACAGACCGGGGCCCACAAAAACTTCAGGCGCCAGGTGATGCGCCACAATGACGTGCAGTATGATTACATGACCTACACCTCCACCCGGGTGCTTGAAGCCATTGAATCTTTGCCGGCAGGTGCTGTGTCCTTTATTTCCAGAGGCGCCCAGATCACCCATCCCAAGGTAAAGGTGATTCTGATTGATGGGACAAAACCCGGCGATGCGGATTACCCCTTTTATCAGATGTTCAATCTGGTGACCAAAGGGGAACCGGCCGGCACCGTCAAAACGTTTGTGGATTTCATTACATCTGACAAGGGAAAGGCCCTGATCCTGGAAAGGGGTATGCTGCCGGTCGAATGA